The following are from one region of the Paenibacillus sp. KS-LC4 genome:
- a CDS encoding MerR family transcriptional regulator, with the protein MEGMTRGELAKKTGLSMATLRYYEESGILPAPRRSQGGYRLYSDDYLVKIKFIKDTKALGYSLKEIQQVLHLLGRDMDAETLKEYVRGKIVEIEQKVDSLRAIQTMLATLLETPQDEIHNYLNSFRKSED; encoded by the coding sequence ATGGAAGGTATGACACGCGGCGAGCTTGCCAAAAAAACCGGGCTTAGCATGGCGACGCTTCGCTACTACGAGGAAAGCGGCATCCTACCAGCTCCCCGCCGCAGCCAAGGTGGCTATCGTCTGTACTCGGACGATTATTTGGTCAAAATCAAATTCATCAAGGACACGAAGGCATTGGGCTACTCACTCAAGGAAATTCAGCAGGTGCTGCATTTGCTTGGCCGCGATATGGACGCCGAAACCTTGAAGGAGTATGTACGAGGCAAAATAGTGGAGATTGAGCAAAAGGTCGATTCGCTGCGCGCGATCCAAACGATGCTGGCTACCTTGCTTGAGACGCCGCAGGATGAAATTCATAACTATTTAAATTCGTTTCGCAAGTCCGAAGATTAA
- a CDS encoding glycosyl hydrolase, translated as MNKKRKWIAAVMAPAIAVSMLSSAAFAQSGAAVKTYVTDTQEHWAKAAIEKWSAKGIVSGYADGEFQPDGRITRAEFVTVINRVFGLSVLSPTAFSDVPETAWYASELGKARAAGYYDGFPGNEARAEQPLTRQDAVTLLARVFELKAAENAAYASSFKDSSQISSYAKNAIDALQGIISGYENGAFQPAASISRAEVITLVDRLVAELYAKAGDFTAEQAISGHAIINHTGVTLKDAHIAGNLYLTAGIGDGEAAVEHASVKGMTFIAGGGEHTVRFSDSTLAGVEINRKDGKVHVEADGETTIASIVANSKAILELGDNAEVDSIVLNQPTELITGSGTTIGKLTVQGDSVTINGKPAAQGSYTLKNGTLTPVGTATPPVANVASSGSGSSGGSGTGGGTGGNNGGNTEQTVNFVDQHATAETKSLFAYLNGIRGQEILFGHQHATDEGVTLTSTDGSQSEVKNSVGDFPAVFGWDTLSLEGKEKPGVPNNMEQSRLNLTAAVKNAHNLGGIVALSTHFPNFVTGGSFNDTSGNVVAHILPGGDKHAEFNAFLDTIANFANNVKDDDGKLIPILFRPFHEQNGGWFWWGAKTTTTSEYKEIFRYTVEYLRDKKDVRNFLYVFSPNGSFGGAESTYLTTYPGDEYVDILGMDQYDNKENAGSPGFFNGLVNDLGMISRMADSKGKIATFSEFGYSPEGMKTTGNNSTTWFTDLLNAIKSDEDASRIAYMQTWANFGLGNNLYVPYKNAPNGLGDHELLPDFINFYNDSFTTFRNEVQGVYGHTVVTAPEQPFMHIATPTDNSIVGSAVTIRARALEINPTKVVYTVQGSNAEYPMALDSDGFFYTADWSPAAGLNGKTTALNVKVYVGNQVVLTQTATVSVQASEILMKTYTFDQDTEGVVKNGDPGTYPETMGLTVQHDAFDGNGVLKLNAQQATAADTWQEFKLALPALDGGNALADVKRIKLDAWIPLGAGDANATISSIAMLAPDWDTKYGMTTTKIKLSELPQVTIGGTVYAKYSPVIDLNDAEKSAAATGLALSFVGSGLAGDFPIYVDNLSLYSTFAEAEKDPAVVDNFETYQGSDAALAAKFIHAGGDATAVALDGVHKSSGNYALKLDYTLGTSGYAGITKVLGGVDWSTFNNLKFWMVPDGSNQRLVIQLRVDGVSYEAYPSLAGTAGQWVSLHFNEFTVAPWDTGNAGKKINKVSLKNVQEFSVYVNAVNGATLSSTLYFDDIEAINDGTGGVPNGGSGSGSSPAEAGTLYGFEAGTAGWAVSSNEAQATDAAITADDKAEGEHSLTSIFSLASPAGFELTKVAAADLSAATALSVKVKLSQGTADARLYIKTGSTWQWHDSGTGIVVDSSGFSTLTLPLSGLTGLDSVQAIGVKIEPTAGQTGTAAVYVDDVYVVGSGEPGTSGLTYDFESGAEGWAINTDASNAYNTANAHDLTVSTDAASSGGSSLKAAFDLNGGEFQLRRVGVLNLSTAGTLSAKFKVVADGNAALAGAISAKLFLQTGGGWSWFAPNDTVSYSSDGFVTVSYDLSGVTDKNNVQALGIQVFTPSGSTGTAAIYLDEVKAQ; from the coding sequence ATGAATAAAAAACGCAAATGGATCGCGGCCGTTATGGCCCCAGCTATCGCAGTTTCGATGCTCTCTTCTGCTGCTTTCGCTCAGTCAGGGGCGGCAGTCAAGACGTATGTAACAGATACCCAGGAGCATTGGGCGAAAGCGGCTATAGAGAAATGGAGTGCGAAAGGAATTGTAAGCGGTTACGCTGACGGGGAGTTCCAGCCAGATGGCCGTATCACTCGGGCGGAATTTGTTACGGTCATAAATCGGGTGTTCGGTTTATCGGTATTGTCTCCTACAGCCTTTAGCGATGTGCCGGAGACGGCATGGTATGCGAGCGAGCTTGGCAAGGCACGGGCTGCGGGATATTATGATGGGTTTCCGGGCAACGAGGCGAGGGCGGAGCAGCCTCTAACGAGGCAGGATGCGGTTACGCTGCTGGCGCGTGTTTTCGAGCTGAAAGCGGCGGAGAATGCGGCTTACGCCAGCTCCTTCAAGGATAGCAGCCAAATTTCCAGCTACGCTAAAAATGCAATCGACGCGCTGCAAGGTATAATCAGCGGCTACGAAAATGGTGCCTTCCAGCCTGCGGCCAGCATCTCTCGTGCCGAGGTCATAACCCTGGTGGACAGGTTGGTGGCCGAGCTATATGCCAAGGCGGGTGATTTTACGGCGGAGCAAGCAATTTCCGGCCATGCGATTATCAATCATACTGGCGTGACACTTAAAGATGCCCATATTGCTGGCAACCTTTATCTTACCGCAGGGATTGGAGATGGAGAGGCCGCCGTGGAGCATGCCAGCGTGAAAGGGATGACGTTTATTGCGGGCGGCGGCGAGCATACCGTTCGCTTTAGCGATTCGACGCTGGCAGGCGTGGAAATTAACCGCAAGGACGGCAAGGTGCATGTCGAGGCAGACGGGGAAACAACCATCGCCAGCATTGTCGCTAATAGCAAGGCCATACTGGAGCTAGGCGACAACGCGGAGGTAGACAGCATCGTACTGAATCAGCCTACGGAGCTCATAACCGGCTCAGGCACCACGATTGGGAAGCTGACTGTGCAAGGCGATTCCGTGACGATTAATGGAAAACCGGCAGCCCAAGGCAGCTATACGTTGAAAAATGGTACGCTCACGCCAGTCGGCACCGCTACGCCGCCCGTAGCGAACGTGGCCTCTAGCGGCAGTGGCAGCAGCGGAGGCAGCGGCACCGGGGGAGGAACCGGTGGCAATAACGGCGGGAATACGGAGCAGACGGTTAATTTTGTCGATCAGCATGCGACGGCAGAGACCAAATCATTATTTGCTTATTTGAATGGCATTCGCGGGCAAGAAATCTTGTTTGGGCATCAGCATGCAACGGACGAAGGTGTGACACTGACCTCTACGGATGGCTCGCAATCCGAGGTGAAAAATTCCGTCGGCGATTTCCCGGCGGTGTTCGGCTGGGATACGCTCAGCCTGGAAGGCAAAGAGAAGCCCGGTGTGCCAAACAATATGGAGCAAAGCAGGCTTAATCTCACTGCTGCGGTCAAAAACGCCCACAATCTCGGCGGTATTGTGGCACTCAGCACCCATTTTCCAAACTTTGTGACGGGCGGCAGCTTTAATGATACGTCAGGCAATGTCGTAGCTCATATTTTGCCGGGCGGCGACAAGCACGCGGAATTTAATGCTTTTCTGGATACGATTGCGAATTTCGCCAACAATGTGAAGGATGATGACGGAAAGCTCATCCCGATCCTGTTCAGACCCTTCCATGAGCAAAACGGCGGCTGGTTCTGGTGGGGCGCGAAGACGACGACCACTAGCGAATACAAGGAGATTTTCCGCTATACGGTTGAATACCTGCGCGATAAGAAGGACGTTCGCAACTTCCTGTATGTGTTCTCGCCAAACGGCTCATTCGGGGGCGCGGAAAGCACCTATTTGACGACATACCCGGGCGACGAATATGTCGATATTTTGGGCATGGATCAATATGACAACAAGGAAAATGCGGGCTCGCCAGGCTTTTTTAACGGATTGGTAAACGATCTTGGCATGATCTCAAGAATGGCGGACAGCAAGGGGAAAATCGCCACGTTCTCCGAATTCGGCTACAGCCCGGAGGGAATGAAGACAACCGGGAACAATAGTACGACGTGGTTTACGGATTTGCTGAATGCGATTAAGTCCGATGAGGATGCCTCGCGTATTGCCTACATGCAGACATGGGCGAACTTTGGCCTCGGCAACAATCTGTATGTGCCGTATAAAAATGCGCCAAACGGACTCGGCGACCATGAGCTTTTGCCCGATTTTATTAACTTCTATAACGATTCGTTTACAACCTTCCGCAATGAGGTGCAGGGCGTATACGGACATACGGTCGTGACAGCGCCCGAGCAGCCGTTCATGCATATTGCAACGCCAACGGATAACAGCATTGTGGGCAGTGCTGTGACGATTCGCGCAAGGGCACTTGAAATTAATCCGACGAAGGTCGTCTATACCGTGCAGGGGTCGAATGCGGAATATCCAATGGCACTCGATAGCGACGGATTTTTCTATACGGCAGATTGGTCTCCAGCAGCAGGCTTAAATGGCAAGACGACGGCGCTGAATGTCAAGGTCTATGTCGGCAATCAGGTTGTGCTGACGCAAACGGCGACGGTCTCGGTGCAGGCAAGTGAGATTTTAATGAAAACGTACACCTTTGACCAAGATACAGAAGGCGTAGTCAAAAATGGTGACCCGGGCACTTACCCGGAAACGATGGGGCTGACCGTTCAGCATGATGCTTTTGATGGCAACGGCGTATTGAAGCTGAATGCTCAGCAGGCGACGGCAGCTGATACGTGGCAGGAATTCAAGCTGGCGCTTCCGGCGCTCGACGGTGGAAATGCGCTGGCGGATGTGAAGCGCATCAAGCTGGATGCATGGATTCCGCTGGGCGCGGGAGATGCGAATGCGACCATTAGCAGCATTGCGATGCTTGCGCCAGATTGGGACACAAAATATGGGATGACAACGACCAAAATTAAGCTGTCTGAGCTCCCGCAAGTAACGATAGGCGGTACCGTATATGCGAAATACTCACCCGTTATCGACTTAAATGATGCTGAGAAATCCGCAGCGGCGACGGGGCTTGCGCTTTCTTTTGTAGGGAGCGGATTAGCGGGGGATTTCCCGATCTACGTTGATAATTTGAGCCTTTACAGCACATTCGCTGAAGCGGAGAAGGACCCTGCTGTAGTGGACAACTTCGAGACGTACCAGGGAAGCGACGCAGCCCTTGCAGCGAAGTTTATTCATGCGGGCGGCGATGCGACGGCGGTTGCGCTGGATGGCGTGCACAAAAGCTCAGGCAACTATGCGCTGAAGCTGGACTATACGCTGGGCACTTCCGGCTATGCGGGCATTACGAAGGTACTGGGTGGAGTGGACTGGTCTACATTCAATAACCTGAAGTTTTGGATGGTGCCGGACGGCAGCAATCAGAGGCTCGTTATTCAGCTGCGCGTGGATGGCGTTTCCTATGAAGCCTATCCGTCGCTGGCAGGTACAGCGGGACAATGGGTCAGCCTGCACTTTAATGAATTTACCGTTGCTCCGTGGGATACAGGAAATGCGGGTAAAAAAATCAACAAGGTCAGCTTGAAAAATGTACAGGAATTTTCGGTGTATGTGAATGCTGTCAATGGAGCTACGCTAAGCAGCACGCTATATTTTGACGATATCGAAGCGATTAATGATGGAACGGGCGGCGTGCCGAATGGCGGTTCAGGCTCGGGCAGTTCCCCGGCGGAAGCGGGAACGCTGTATGGATTTGAAGCGGGCACCGCTGGCTGGGCCGTAAGCTCGAATGAGGCGCAGGCTACAGATGCAGCCATCACAGCAGATGATAAGGCCGAGGGCGAGCATTCGCTAACGTCGATCTTCTCGCTGGCAAGCCCGGCGGGCTTTGAGCTGACGAAGGTTGCGGCGGCTGATTTGTCGGCAGCTACAGCACTTAGCGTCAAGGTGAAGCTGTCGCAGGGAACCGCTGATGCCCGACTATATATTAAAACCGGCAGCACATGGCAGTGGCATGATAGCGGAACGGGCATTGTCGTTGACTCCAGCGGGTTTAGTACGCTGACGCTTCCGCTCTCCGGCCTGACGGGACTCGACAGCGTGCAAGCAATCGGCGTGAAAATCGAGCCGACGGCTGGTCAGACGGGTACAGCAGCTGTCTATGTCGATGATGTATATGTGGTAGGCAGTGGGGAGCCGGGAACGAGTGGTCTCACGTATGATTTTGAAAGCGGGGCAGAAGGCTGGGCGATTAATACGGATGCCAGCAATGCCTACAATACGGCAAACGCCCATGATTTGACGGTATCTACAGATGCGGCTTCATCAGGTGGCAGCTCGCTAAAGGCGGCTTTTGACCTAAACGGCGGCGAATTCCAGCTCAGACGGGTCGGTGTGCTGAACCTGAGCACAGCGGGTACGCTTTCCGCGAAATTCAAGGTGGTGGCGGATGGAAATGCAGCGCTCGCGGGAGCGATTTCCGCGAAGCTGTTCCTGCAAACGGGCGGCGGCTGGAGCTGGTTTGCACCGAACGACACGGTGTCTTACAGCAGTGATGGCTTCGTGACGGTCAGCTATGATTTGTCAGGCGTGACGGACAAAAATAACGTCCAGGCGCTGGGTATTCAGGTATTTACTCCAAGCGGCTCGACAGGCACAGCTGCGATTTATTTAGATGAGGTTAAGGCGCAGTAA
- a CDS encoding prolyl oligopeptidase family serine peptidase, with protein sequence MKLLEVIVILVILSAAGGLLFARKTKRLDAGMLGAVVLAVLLHGLFDHFRIQMVAAYAVAFVIIIALARRLMKPYDASIRSRSLIKKSLLSLLVIAFSGFSAYASALLPVFTMPEPNGSYGIGTVSRHLTDESRNETHSEDQSDKRELMINVWYPVDKNKIEGASTEHYPSEIGEAISLVFGLPKQLFGHVTNIPTHVVEGAELSAAEASYPVILFSPGIRSTRFQSMTAIEELVSNGYIVVGMDHPFTSAKVDFPDGRSILYAAEPEFSTSAELYDNNIKEVAIRAADASFVLDTLTAWNQNDPEHRLEGKLDLSRIGIFGHSYGGATTAEALAQDSRFKAGVSLEGGFWGDVARDGLRQPFMYVMTGDTAKSLDPATKEKSYVYFEEFPSDLDSVMTKSTNDTYYMTVEPFIHQSFTDIALLSPKLFAKGVDPVHTVDITRSYVTAFFNQYLKNESQPLLAGPSPDYPEVIFDNNYTKKAAVQ encoded by the coding sequence ATGAAATTATTAGAGGTCATTGTCATTCTGGTTATTTTATCGGCAGCAGGGGGTCTGTTATTCGCGAGAAAAACGAAGCGGCTCGATGCCGGGATGCTGGGCGCGGTTGTACTGGCAGTGCTGCTGCATGGTTTATTCGATCATTTCCGTATCCAAATGGTTGCCGCCTACGCTGTAGCTTTCGTTATAATTATTGCACTGGCTCGCCGGCTGATGAAGCCTTACGATGCTTCTATCCGTTCCAGGTCTCTGATTAAAAAGAGTCTACTCTCCCTTCTCGTCATCGCATTTAGCGGATTTTCCGCATATGCGAGCGCGCTGCTGCCCGTTTTTACAATGCCTGAACCTAATGGCAGCTATGGCATTGGCACCGTTTCACGCCATCTAACGGATGAATCCCGCAACGAAACGCATAGTGAGGATCAAAGCGACAAGCGTGAGCTGATGATCAATGTATGGTATCCGGTAGATAAAAATAAAATCGAAGGCGCTTCGACTGAGCATTACCCGTCGGAAATCGGAGAAGCAATCAGCCTTGTATTCGGCTTGCCGAAGCAGCTTTTCGGCCATGTGACGAACATTCCGACACATGTCGTAGAAGGGGCCGAGCTATCCGCTGCTGAAGCGAGCTATCCGGTTATCCTATTCTCACCCGGTATTCGCTCAACCCGCTTTCAGAGCATGACGGCCATTGAGGAGCTGGTCAGCAATGGCTACATCGTCGTAGGCATGGATCATCCTTTTACATCAGCGAAGGTTGATTTTCCAGATGGCCGTTCGATTTTATATGCAGCAGAACCCGAATTTTCGACGTCAGCGGAGCTTTACGACAACAATATTAAGGAAGTGGCCATTCGAGCAGCCGATGCGAGCTTTGTGTTGGACACGTTAACGGCATGGAATCAGAACGACCCTGAGCACAGACTTGAAGGCAAGCTGGATCTGAGCCGCATCGGCATTTTCGGCCACTCCTATGGCGGGGCGACAACCGCGGAAGCACTCGCACAAGACAGCCGTTTTAAGGCGGGAGTCAGCTTGGAGGGCGGTTTTTGGGGTGATGTAGCACGAGACGGCTTGAGGCAGCCATTTATGTATGTGATGACAGGCGACACAGCCAAAAGCCTTGACCCGGCGACCAAGGAGAAATCCTATGTCTATTTTGAGGAGTTCCCTTCCGATTTGGATTCGGTCATGACGAAAAGCACCAATGACACCTATTATATGACCGTGGAGCCTTTTATCCATCAGAGCTTTACCGACATCGCGCTGCTATCGCCTAAGCTGTTCGCCAAGGGCGTCGACCCCGTCCATACGGTAGACATTACGCGCTCCTATGTTACCGCCTTTTTCAATCAATATTTGAAAAATGAATCGCAGCCGCTGCTGGCTGGGCCGTCGCCGGATTATCCTGAGGTTATTTTTGACAATAACTATACAAAAAAAGCAGCTGTTCAATAA